Within the Oncorhynchus clarkii lewisi isolate Uvic-CL-2024 chromosome 2, UVic_Ocla_1.0, whole genome shotgun sequence genome, the region TCGCCTAGTTGTAAATGCAATAAGTTAGTTATTGATTATTGTATCATAGTGGTAGTCAGTTTTccaagaaaacaacaacaacaacaacaattttGACATTTTATAGTCTGTTTACATATATTATAGAGGCTATATCAAAATGTGTATAAAACctgtataaactgtatttataattatgACTATTTTAGATTGACGATCACATTTAGACATTTCTGATATCACATGCCTTACTTTTGGTTACCTGTAGAAGTCAAATCCGGATTCTGCCTCTACTGCCAGTTAGACTGGTTAGGATTCCTCCCTGAACAATATGGCTTCTGTTATTCACACTATTCTgacatagccccccccccccccaccaccacctccatcagaCTACTGTATGTAAATGGGGCCCCTAttctttatatagtgcactaagatTGACCAGACCCCAGTCCAATGTACTGCACTAAGAagacaatagggtgccatttgggcagcAGAGATGATATAGCTGTGTAAATATGACAGAAGTTGGACTCTCGTGTTGACTACTGTAGAGGAAGGCTGTTATTCTCTGCTCCAACTCTTCATCGTCAGTTGGTTCATATTTACAAGTGTTCACCATTTTTGGTTTGTTTTTATGACTTGAACAAAGAGAGGAATGTGAACAGAGGCCATATGGATCAAACTTCTGAGTAggagggctgatctaggatcaggtcccaatGTAATCCTACTCATTACGCTCTACAATActcaaactgatcctagatcagcactctacTGTCAGAGTAGAGATGCTTGGTACATATGGCACCAGGGTTTTAATGCAAAGCTGCTTTGGCATGTAAGGACGGACGTTTGTGATGGTTGTGTTTGACCTCCTGGGTCAGAGGGTTGTCTTTACTCCACCAGCTCCATATTAACCGTTGACTTACGCTGTTTTGGAGATGCTGTACATTTACTGTCATGTTTTGTGAAATCATCATCATGACCTTTGTGTGATTTATTATGtgacgtcccaaatggcaccctattccctctatagtgacctttgaccagagtcctatgggccctggttctaaagtagtgcactacaaagggattTTGATGCCATTTAGAATGCAGCCTTCCTCTCCCTTCACATCTGGGCTGCTGTGTTGTTCCAGTAAACGACGAGGCCAGTCGTTCATAGTTGGAGCTTGGTCTGTCTGTGCAGGCAGGTAGCTTTGTGTCCCTACGATGTGGATGTTCTCCCCTTCATGGCATTTTGCATGGCTAAGTGTGGAAATGGAGTGTCTCGGGAGGGCCTGGGGGAGGCTACAGATTTACTACAGTAGTAGTGACAGCATGGTCTTTGCGTCAGTGTCACACCACATCAGTAAGCCAGTATTCACACCATGTCTTTTTTCAGTGTTGCTGTAAACATTTTTAATTCAACGCCCATGtgcctgtatgtatgtatgtatgtgtgtatatgtgtgtgtgtggtgtgtgtgtgtgtgtgtgtgtgtgtgtgtgtgtagttttgtTCTTTTTAACATGTTTTTGCAGTTTGTATTCAGCCTTCTACATTTCTCCTTGAGTCTTTATTCCAGTGTTCTATTgatgattataaactgggtggttcgagccctgaatgctgattggctgacagccgtggtatatcagaccgtgtaccatgggtatgacaaaacatgtattttttactgctctaattacattggtaaccagtttataatagcaataaggcacctcaggggtttgtggtatatggccaatataccactgctaagggccGTGTTgcattgtgcctaagaacagcctttagccgtggtatattggccttatatcacaccccctcgggcctttaTTGCTCAAGTAAAGGTTTGTCAGTCACTGGGCCTGGGTAATACTCTGAGAATGCATCCATCCTTCCTCCCCCTTGGAGTAAACGCTGTTCTGACATAACTGTGTCTTTCTAAGCTACTTTTTTTTGTATACAAAATTGCGTATAATTCCTGAGAAATGTGGTTTGACGAATGGAGTTTAGCGATGTCACTctgagctgttttcacccacccaGTTGTCAGATAAGTGAATATTTCgagggagggtggaagggagggtgGAAGGGTGCATTTTAGAAGTATTCAACCATAGCCATCATCTCAACACAAATATTTCTCATGTCAATATCAGACACTGACACTCATCCCCAGGTAGCATGGACCAGACTCCCTGGCTGTATAGAATATGGCGTATTGTTTCTGGAAGGacgaagccattttgccaaaacaATCCCTCTCGAAAAGGAGacttgtgtttttgtttgttttttcactcTGAATTAATAAAACTTTAttaaaaatgttttgtatttCCTCTTCAATTGTCTTGTagactgtgtgtttgtctcaTTAGAAATACCTTGTACTGTGTTGAGGTTAAAACCTATAGCCTTTGTACAAAGGCCTTCGTTATGTGGTCTTATCCATTCTCTGTAACTCCCCTTGTGATTCAAGGGTTCATAGTTGAAAAGGTTGATAGGGCTGAATGATTATAATATGCACATAATGTATCATGGAATGCTTCCTGGTTCCAGTACACATGTTGATTCCAAAATATTGAGCTATTTACACAATAATTCTACAACACATTTGGGACCCTACTTTGGGTTCCTCCAAACACCAAAGCTGTATTTTAGTTATCCAGGGTACAGTATCTGCATACAGGCCTAGTCACTAAGTATAAAGCACTACAGTTAATAGCTTGTCCAACTCCAGGTGTTTATTGGAACTTGCTTGCCACTGTCCAATTAGGCCCTTGGGTCGACAAAACCGTAGTCTTGTGGAGATGAAGATGCTTGGCCAGCACTCAAGTGAGATTTGTTTTTGGGTTGCTGAGATTAGTCCAGTAGAAGATGTGTAATTCCCTGGATTGACCTCTGGAGGGGGGTCTGCTCTCTAGCAGGAGAGGGAAGTGGGCCTGCTCTGGAGCCTGGAGCTGTCCTTCCTCACCACTCAACCaacctgtcccaaatggcaccctagtccctatacggtgcaccacttttgaccagggcccattgggtgccggtcagaggtagtgcactatatagggagtagggtgctgtTTGAGAAGCAGCCAGAGGGATCAGATTTCACTCGTTCGGCACGCCAGGGAACAGACAGAAATAGCCTCCATGTTCTGACCTATAAAGAGATGGATTTCAACAAGCTGTTAATTGATGCTGCTGCCAAGTCAGGAAGAAGTTAAAGCGATGACTTTGACCATAGACTAGAAATGACAGGATGATGGTTTTGAAGTCACACAGAGTAATGTGGAGTAACTAGCAGAGGGCCCCTAAATCACTGCGTACTTGTGTCTATTCTGACAAACAGAAGTCCTTTCAGAAGTGACCCATTACCATCCAGACTAGTGTTAATTGTTTTACTGCATGGCTCAGAGATTCCAGAAGTCACTGAATTGTTCCTCAGACCTGTGTGACACCTCTTTCCACTAGAGGGCAGCAGAGGGCCTCAGAGTGAGCCTGCCCACTGTGTCAAAGTCACATGACAGCCTAAGCCTACAGGAGGCCAGTGCTCTCAGACTTTCAAAATGTCACCCTTGTTGTGTtttcctctctccgtctctttcctcctctctctttccctctctgactTTCAACATATTTCCTCCGTGTTTCCTCAAAAATACTTTCCAGCCGTAGCAGACTGCAGCAGAGCTGACACTGTGACTGTCGTCGGGTAAAGAGACTGCAGCAGAGCTGACACTGTGACTGTCGTTGGGTAAAGAGACTGCAGCAGAGCTGACACTGTGACTGTCGTCGGGTAAAGAGACTGCAGCAGAGCTGACACTGTGACTGTCGTTGGGTAGACTGCAGCAGAGCTGACACTGTGACTGTCGTCGGGTAAAGAGACTGCAGCAGAGCTGACACTGTGACTGTCGTTTAGTAAAGAGACTGCAGCAGAGCTGACACTGTGACTGCTGTTGGGTAAAGAGACTGCAGCAGAGCTGACACTGTGACTGCTGTTGGGTAAAGAGACTGCAGCAGAGCTGACACTGTGACTGTCGTTGGGTAAAGAGACTGCAACAGAGCTGACACTGTGACTGTCGTCGGGTTAAGAGACTGCAACAGAGCTGACACTGTGACTGTCGTCGGGTTAAGAGACTGCAACAGAGCTGACACTGTGACTGTCGTCGGGTTAAGAGACTGCAGCAGAGCTGACACTGACTGTCGTCGGGTAGACTGCAGCAGAGCTGACACTGACTGTCGTTGGGTAGACTGCAGCAGAGCTGACACTGTGACTGTCGTCGGGTAAAGAAACTGCAGCAGAGCTGACACTGTGACTGTCGTCGGGTTAAGAGACTGCAGCAGAGCTGACACTGTGACTGTCGTCGGGTAGACTGCAGCAGAGCTGACACTGCGACTGTCGTCGGGTAAAGAAACTGCAGCAGAGCTGACACTGTGACTGTCGTCGGGTAAAGAAACTGCAGCAGAGCTGACACTGTGACTGTCGTCGGGTAAAGAAACTGCAGCAGAGCTGACACTGTGACTGTCGTCGGGTTAAGAGACTGCAGCAGAGCTGACACTGTGACTGTCGTCGGGTTAAGAGACTGCAGCAGAGCTGACACTGTGACAGCCATCGGGTAAAGTAAAAGAGAGGATATCTACACTATCATGGCTGATGTTCCTGTTCCTCCTTCCTCACTGAGAACAGAGGGGATCCTCCTGAGAGAGATCCACGTCAACCTACTGGAGTGTAAAGTCTGCTTCGAGAAGTATAACCCACGGCAGAAGGAACGCCGGCCTCAGAACCTGTCCTGCGGCCATGTACTCTGTCTGGAATGTGTCCGGGCGCTCTCCCACCCCGTCCTCAAGAAGCTTGAGTGCCCCTTCTGCCGGCAGCTGTGTGACGTTGACAGCACCTCCCACTGCCAGGCGCTGACAGACCTCCAGGATCTTCTGCTCTCCCGCTCCCCCAGGTCACCTGTCCCTCATCGGGTCAGAGGAGGCAGCGGCTGGGTCGGAGGTCTGGGCTCTGGAGCTCTGCGGCTTCGCTCAGCCTTCGGGGGCTGGGGGTCCCTGATCAACCCCACGGGGGTGGCCGTGTTCGGGTCCTCTGGGACCTTGGTGGTGGTGCACGATGGAGAAAGGAGGGTGGTGGTATTCGGGCCTCAGGGCAGGCGGCTGCACGGGTTCGGGCGGAGGGGTCGCGGCCACGGGGAGGTGTGTCACCCGGTGGATGTGGCGGTGACTCCCAGCGGGTATGTGGTTGTGACGGATGCCGGTGACGGTGCAGTGAAAGTGTTCACCTCCAGGGGGAGTTATGTTCTGGCGGTGTGGGACTCCTTCCAGATGCCCTGGGGGGTGGACGTGGACAGCTGTGGACATATCCTGGTCACTGACATCCAGGCCGGCACTCTCTCCCAGGTCGTGGTGGACTTTGCCCGTGGCGTGACTCTGATGAACCGAGCGGTCATAACCGACCTCCAGCGGCCCAAGGCAGTGGCCTGCTGTCGGGTGACGGGGAACATCGCCCTGGTGGAGACACTGGGGCTCACCACCACACAACCTTCAAATGGCCCCCGGCCTACCAGACTGACAATATTCAACAAAGACTTTAACGTGCTCTCTCAGATAGACAGCTTTACTCTGAGCCTGGGGGCCTCCGTGTGGCCCTGCATGTCTGCCGTGGCCTTtgacagggatggggatgtgatCGTGATAGACTCCCAGCGTGGGTTGATTTGGAGTTTGGGAAAGCTCCAGAACGGCCCGGTCCTAACCCCTCTGGTCAGTGGAGACTTGGTTCGCCCGGTGGGGCTGGTCGCCACAGCACAGAACACGCTGATTGTTTTAGACAGTGGAGACCATGCAGTGAAGATGTATTCAGTTCACTCGGATGCTATTCTAGTCCAAAAATGATGTAGGAAGAGTTAGCTGTCTGGCTGACTTGTAttgtgaaaaaaaatataaactaaATGCATAATGCCTGGTGATTCCACCTGTTGtgatgtaacacaataaaatccagattcaaattatacaaatGTTTTAAGAGGATTTTTTTTGAGCATATTTTTATTTTCGAACGCTGTTGGAAAGAATGAAATGAAGAGCATTAATAACAAGGGGTGTTTGGGCTCTCCTCCCATTTTCACCTGTCCTTAATACTTTGTAATAACATGGTAATGACAGGCGGATAATGACATGGTAATGACAGGTGAATAATGACATGGTAATGACAGGTGGATAATGACATGGTAACGGCAGGTGGGTAATGACATGGTAATGACAGGCGGATAATGACATGGTCATGACAGGTGGATAATGACATGGTAATGATAGGTTGATAATCACATGGTAATGACAGGCGGATAATGACATGGTCATGACAGGTGGATAATGACATGGCCATGACAGGTGGGTAATGACATGGTAATGACAGGTGGATAATGACATGGTCATGACAGGTGGATAATGACATGGCCATGACAGGTGGGTAATGACATGGTCATGACAGGTGGATAATGACATGGCCATGACAGGTGGGTAATGACATGGTCATGACAGGTGGATAATAACATGATAATGACAGGTGGATAATGACATGGTAATGACATGTTGATAATAACATGATAATGACAGGTGGATAAAGACATGGTAATGACAGGTGGATAATGGCATGGTAACTACATGTGGATAATAACATGATAATGACAGGTGGATAATGACATGGTCTTGACAGGTGGATAATGACATGGTCATGACAGGTGGATAATGACATGGTCATGACAGGTGGATAATGACATGGTCATGACAGGTGGATAATGACATGGTCATGACAGGTGGGTAATGACATGGTAATGACAGGTGGATAATCACATGGTCATGACAGGTGGATAATGACATGGTAATGACAGGTGGATAATGACATGGTCATGACAGGTGGATAATGACATGGTAATGACAGGTGGATAATCACATGGTCATGACAGGTGGATAATGACATGGTAATGACAGGTGGATAATCACATGGTCATGACAGGTGGATAATGACATGGTAATGACAGGTGGATAATGGCATGGTAACTACATGTGGATAATAACATGATAATGACAGGTGGATAATGACATGGTAATGACAGGTGGATAATGACATGGTCATGACAGGTGGATAATGACATGGTCATGACAGGTGGATAATTACTTCTGAGATATACAAATAAACTAGGCCTACTAATTGTAAAACTGTACTGTGATTACAGTGACTGCACCTATGTCATTACATATTTTAGGAACATTGCTCATCTCTGGTTATGTTTAACTGACAGCCTGGTGCTAATTAGACAATACATTTTAATTGTATTCATCTTTATTtatccaggaagtcccattgaggtcaGAAGATCTATTTTACAAGGGAGACCTTTCGCCAGAAGGTtaatttatttcatttatttttaatgAAGTCTATTTGTTTGAACACTTTTGGAGGTAATT harbors:
- the LOC139378842 gene encoding E3 ubiquitin-protein ligase NHLRC1-like, with product MADVPVPPSSLRTEGILLREIHVNLLECKVCFEKYNPRQKERRPQNLSCGHVLCLECVRALSHPVLKKLECPFCRQLCDVDSTSHCQALTDLQDLLLSRSPRSPVPHRVRGGSGWVGGLGSGALRLRSAFGGWGSLINPTGVAVFGSSGTLVVVHDGERRVVVFGPQGRRLHGFGRRGRGHGEVCHPVDVAVTPSGYVVVTDAGDGAVKVFTSRGSYVLAVWDSFQMPWGVDVDSCGHILVTDIQAGTLSQVVVDFARGVTLMNRAVITDLQRPKAVACCRVTGNIALVETLGLTTTQPSNGPRPTRLTIFNKDFNVLSQIDSFTLSLGASVWPCMSAVAFDRDGDVIVIDSQRGLIWSLGKLQNGPVLTPLVSGDLVRPVGLVATAQNTLIVLDSGDHAVKMYSVHSDAILVQK